A region of Betta splendens chromosome 13, fBetSpl5.4, whole genome shotgun sequence DNA encodes the following proteins:
- the LOC114868557 gene encoding P2Y purinoceptor 12 translates to MHRQTGSIIGSQLRQATRTQQKDSQTASQKGLMEGNATLPLFPGNQGNGSCSRDNVLKTVVFPTLYTFLFVAGLALNAVAVWVFFRIPSRSHFIIYLKNVVVADVTMTFTFPFKVLADSNMASIGLRIFVCRVSSVLLYLTMYISILFFGLISIDRCRKTLSPFRGTNAARLTRRKLLSGVIWTVMLGLCLPNMILTSKTPTSRYFKCSDLKTEAGLFWHEVVNHICQVIFWVNLVTVIVCYTLITRELYRSYSRTKSQETRGTTCQASTRKPSRAKRKTNANVFLILAVFFVCFVPFHFARVPYTMSQTRGLFDCKLKLFLFQLKESTLFLTSLNSLLDPVIYFFLCKSFRNTLFKSLQLPAGTCGRLTGQGSESEPGNVEM, encoded by the exons ATGCACAGGCAGACGGGCAGCATTATAGGTTCACAGCTCAGACAAGCCACAAGGACCCAACAGAAGGAttcacagactgcatcacag AAAGGACTGATGGAGGGAAACGCCACTTTACCGCTGTTTCCTGGGAATCAAGGCAACGGCAGCTGTTCCCGCGACAACGTCCTGAAGACCGTGGTCTTTCCTACGCTCTACACCTTTCTCTTCGTGGCCGGGCTGGCTCTCAACGCTGTGGCTGTGTGGGTGTTTTTTCGCATCCCCTCACGGTCTCACTTCATCATATATCTGAAGAATGTTGTGGTTGCGGATGTGACCATGACCTTCACGTTCCCCTTCAAG gtgttAGCGGACTCCAACATGGCCTCCATCGGGCTGCGTATATTTGTGTGTCGAGTTTCCTCCGTGCTCCTCTACCTCACCATGTATATCAGCATCCTCTTCTTCGGCCTCATCAGCATCGATCGCTGCAGGAAGACCCTGAGCCCGTTCCGGGGGACAAACGCTGCCCGGCTGACCCGGCGAAAGCTCCTCTCTGGGGTGATCTGGACCGTCATGCTCGGGCTCTGTCTACCGAACATGATCCTGACCAGCAAAACCCCAACTTCCAGATACTTCAAGTGCAGCGACCTGAAGACAGAGGCTGGGCTGTTCTGGCACGAGGTGGTTAATCATATCTGTCAAGTCATCTTCTGGGTCAACCTGGTGACTGTGATCGTATGTTACACCTTAATCACCAGGGAGCTGTACAGATCCTACTCCCGCACCAAGTCCCAGGAGACCAGAGGGACTACGTGTCAGGCGTCAACTCGGAAGCCCAGTCGGGCCAAAAGAAAAACGAATGCCAACGTGTTCCTGATTCTGGCCGTGTTCTTTGTGTGCTTTGTGCCGTTCCACTTCGCCCGTGTGCCGTACACGATGAGCCAGACCCGAGGGCTCTTTGACTGTAAGCTCAAGCTCTTCTTGTTTCAGCTGAAGGAGAGCACGCTGTTCCTCACGTCCCTCAACTCTCTGCTGGATCCTGTCATCTACTTCTTCCTCTGCAAGTCCTTCAGGAACACTCTGTTCAAGAGCCTGCAGCTGCCTGCAGGTACCTGTGGCCGGCTAACGGGCCAAGGGTCCGAGTCAGAACCGGGCAACGTTGAGATGTGA
- the LOC114868558 gene encoding P2Y purinoceptor 13-like, with protein MPPGNASGPSPPCSPVGLSAVNAAFSVLLLLSFPVALLLNAAAAWLSLRLRSTSTFVVYLKNLAAADLLVTLALPSMAASALPGAGDALKAFTCRYSGVVFYSALYTSIALMGLISLDRFFKVVRPYGRALGQSVAFSVGASASVWVVMFGSTAVPTVVLTNQRPANATGDFCMAMKGAAGVALHKCVVLFMEMLFWSVTVLIGFCYVCITLKVLQSFRKSGSSNSGGKKKTKLRVFSVLLVFVVCFVPFHVMRVPFTVNADFDLCSDMWLFVVHSLTLWLSTTNSCLDPLLYVYLSREFRDKAVDMVKAGGVCVGFCSNERVSQAEKVEHPTT; from the coding sequence ATGCCGCCTGGGAACGCGTCCGGCCCCTCCCCCCCCTGCTCCCCCGTCGGCCTGAGCGCCGTGAACGCGGCcttctccgtcctcctcctcctctccttcccagtGGCCCTGCTCCtcaacgccgccgccgcgtggcTCTCTCTGCGCCTgcgctccacctccaccttcgtCGTGTACCTCAAAAACCTGGCGGCGGCCGACCTGCTGGTGACCCTGGCGCTGCCGTCCATGGCGGCCAGCGCGCTCCCGGGGGCGGGGGACGCGTTGAAGGCCTTCACCTGCCGCTACTCGGGCGTCGTCTTCTACAGCGCTCTGTACACGAGCATCGCGCTGATGGGCCTCATCAGCCTGGACCGGTTCTTCAAGGTCGTGAGGCCGTACGGGAGGGCTTTAGGGCAGAGCGTGGCCTTCAGCGTGGGGGCGTCGGCCTCGGTTTGGGTGGTGATGTTTGGGAGCACAGCCGTCCCGACCGTGGTTCTGACCAACCAGCGTCCTGCTAACGCGACGGGGGACTTCTGCATGGCTATGAAGGGCGCGGCGGGCGTCGCGCTCCACAAGTGCGTGGTTCTGTTCATGGAGATGCTCTTCTGGTCCGTCACCGTCCTCATTGGGTTTTGTTACGTGTGCATCACCCTCAAAGTGCTGCAGTCCTTCAGGAAGtctggcagcagcaacagcggcGGGAAGAAGAAGACCAAGCTGCGCGTCTTCTCCGTCCTCCTCGTGTTCGTCGTGTGTTTCGTGCCTTTTCACGTGATGCGCGTTCCCTTCACGGTCAACGCCGACTTCGACCTCTGCTCCGACATGTGGCTGTTTGTGGTCCACAGTCTGACGCTGTGGCTCTCCACCACCAACTCCTGCCTGGACCCGCTGCTGTACGTCTACCTGAGCCGGGAGTTCAGGGACAAGGCGGTGGACATGGTGAAAGCTGGAGGCGTCTGTGTCGGCTTTTGCTCCAATGAGAGGGTTTCACAGGCAGAGAAAGTGGAGCACCCCACGACATGA
- the LOC114868230 gene encoding P2Y purinoceptor 13-like — protein sequence MFPLALLLNGVAAWVSLHLKSTSTFVVYLKNLVAADLILTLLIPIRSAAELPDAPTALFKLACRVISTTFYSTLYTCITLLGFISLDRFFKIMAPQSKMVSQNLKFSKVTSGLVWLSLFGGAALPNIILTDKSGVNVTQISSCMVLKGPAGLQSHSITVISLNVLFWIVSVVVAVCYVCIANKVLYSFRKSGSNNSHGNQKIKLRVFLVVIVFVVSFVPYHIIRIPYTFQQVSYSSKTYCFDLRAKFAKEFSLWLATTNTCMDPLLYVFLCREFKEKLVSIVSKVPGSVRAAVTGSAGSSKTRL from the coding sequence ATGTTCCCCttggctctgctgctgaacGGTGTGGCAGCCTGGGTGTCGCTCCACCTCAAGTCCACCTCCACCTTCGTGGTGTACCTGAAAAACCTGGTGGCGGCCGACCTAATTCTGACGCTGCTCATCCCCATCAGATCGGCGGCCGAACTGCCCGACGCGCCGACGGCGTTGTTCAAGCTGGCGTGCCGCGTCATCAGCACCACCTTCTACAGCACGCTGTACACGTGCATCACCTTGCTGGGCTTCATCAGTCTAGACCGCTTCTTTAAGATCATGGCTCCCCAGAGCAAGATGGTCAGTCAGAATCTGAAATTCAGCAAAGTGACATCGGGCCTGGTCTGGCTGAGTCTGTTTGGCGGCGCTGCTCTGCCAAATATCATCCTAACAGACAAATCAGGGGTTAACGTGACCCAGATCAGCTCCTGCATGGTGCTGAAGGGCCCGGCCGGACTCCAGAgccacagcatcactgtgattTCCCTCAACGTCTTGTTCTGGATCGTCAGTGTGGTTGTTGCAGTTTGCTACGTTTGCATCGCAAACAAGGTTCTGTACTCGTTCCGAAAGTCCGGGAGCAACAACAGCCACGGGAATCAGAAGATCAAACTGAGGGTCTTCTTGGTCGTCATCGTCTTCGTTGTGTCATTCGTGCCCTATCACATCATCAGAATCCCGTACACGTTTCAGCAAGTCTCCTATTCCTCCAAAACCTACTGCTTCGACTTAAGGGCCAAGTTTGCCAAAGAATTCAGCCTCTGGCTCGCCACCACCAACACCTGCATGGACCCGCTCCTCTACGTCTTCCTGTGTCGAGAGTTCAAAGAGAAGCTGGTTTCTATAGTGAGCAAGGTTCCGGGTTCGGTTCGAGCAGCTGTAACAGGCAGCGCGGGTTCATCAAAGACCAGGCTCTGA
- the LOC114868588 gene encoding P2Y purinoceptor 13-like isoform X1, with translation MFLVCFFFQFSVHCLHPQTQQNAVRRAKNSLTMNDTVSNTSVKCVRDTSITSMVFPCLYSILFIVALILNLLAAWIFFSIPSTSTFVVFLKNVVVADLLMTLTIPLKVLSDAGVGSLHLRAFYCRYSAVLFYITMYISILLLGLISLDRYLKIVRPFGKCVLQKVRVGQALSAAVWGVMLSLALPNVILSDQPLPGSGNKLRCTSLKSSAGLMWHEGFNYFCQVVFWGTLALMVVCYTFISKKVYESYKASKSSSHAASRRTKAKVFVVVGVFFVCFAPFHFARVPYTLTQTRNAAGHCQTLYVAKESTLWLSTTNVCLDPLIYVFLCRVFRRRLTAALCRRPLPKGTMESQTATSTQLEMPQKISE, from the exons atgtttcttgtgtgtttcttttttcaatTCTCTGTTCACTGTTTACATCCTCAGACACAGCAGAACGCAGTAAGAAG GGCCAAGAACAGTCTGACGATGAACGACACCGTGTCCAACACCTCCGTCAAGTGTGTGCGCGACACCAGCATCACGTCCATGGTCTTCCCCTGTCTGTACAGCATCCTCTTCATAGTGGCCCTCATCCTGAATTTGCTGGCGGCGTGGATCTTCTTCAGCATCCCCAGCACCTCCACCTTCGTGGTCTTCCTAAAGAATGTG GTGGTGGCCGACTTGCTGATGACGCTGACCATTCCCCTTAAAGTCCTGAGCGACGCGGGCGTGGGCTCCCTGCACCTGCGCGCCTTCTACTGCCGCTACTCCGCCGTCCTCTTCTACATCACCATGTACATCAGCATCCTCCTGCTGGGCCTCATCAGCCTGGATCGCTACCTGAAAATAGTCAGGCCTTTTGGGAAGTGCGTCCTGCAGAAGGTCCGCGTGGGTCAGGCGCTGAGCGCAGCCGTCTGGGGGGTGATGTTATCTTTAGCGCTGCCCAACGTGATCCTGAGCGACCAGCCGCTCCCCGGCTCTGGAAACAAGCTGAGGTGCACGTCGTTGAAGAGCTCCGCAGGCCTGATGTGGCACGAGGGGTTCAACTACTTCTGTCAG GTGGTCTTTTGGGGAACGCTGGCCCTGATGGTGGTTTGCTACACCTTCATCAGCAAGAAGGTCTACGAGTCGTACAAGGCCTCGAAGAGCAGCTCTCACGCAGCCAGCCGCAGGACCAAGGCCAAGGTCTTCGTGGTGGTGGGCGTGTTTTTCGTCTGCTTCGCCCCCTTCCACTTCGCGCGGGTTCCCTACACGCTGACCCAGACGCGCAACGCCGCCGGCCACTGCCAGACGCTCTACGTGGCCAAGGAAAGCACCCTGTGGCTGTCGACCACCAACGTGTGCCTGGACCCGCTCATCTACGTGTTCCTGTGCAGGGTGTTCAGGAGGAGACTGACGGCGGCTCTTTGCCGCAGGCCGCTGCCCAAAGGCACCATGGAGTCTCAGACGGCGACATCAACTCAGCTGGAGATGCCACAAAAGATCAGTGAATAA
- the LOC114868588 gene encoding P2Y purinoceptor 13-like isoform X2 — protein MNDTVSNTSVKCVRDTSITSMVFPCLYSILFIVALILNLLAAWIFFSIPSTSTFVVFLKNVVVADLLMTLTIPLKVLSDAGVGSLHLRAFYCRYSAVLFYITMYISILLLGLISLDRYLKIVRPFGKCVLQKVRVGQALSAAVWGVMLSLALPNVILSDQPLPGSGNKLRCTSLKSSAGLMWHEGFNYFCQVVFWGTLALMVVCYTFISKKVYESYKASKSSSHAASRRTKAKVFVVVGVFFVCFAPFHFARVPYTLTQTRNAAGHCQTLYVAKESTLWLSTTNVCLDPLIYVFLCRVFRRRLTAALCRRPLPKGTMESQTATSTQLEMPQKISE, from the exons ATGAACGACACCGTGTCCAACACCTCCGTCAAGTGTGTGCGCGACACCAGCATCACGTCCATGGTCTTCCCCTGTCTGTACAGCATCCTCTTCATAGTGGCCCTCATCCTGAATTTGCTGGCGGCGTGGATCTTCTTCAGCATCCCCAGCACCTCCACCTTCGTGGTCTTCCTAAAGAATGTG GTGGTGGCCGACTTGCTGATGACGCTGACCATTCCCCTTAAAGTCCTGAGCGACGCGGGCGTGGGCTCCCTGCACCTGCGCGCCTTCTACTGCCGCTACTCCGCCGTCCTCTTCTACATCACCATGTACATCAGCATCCTCCTGCTGGGCCTCATCAGCCTGGATCGCTACCTGAAAATAGTCAGGCCTTTTGGGAAGTGCGTCCTGCAGAAGGTCCGCGTGGGTCAGGCGCTGAGCGCAGCCGTCTGGGGGGTGATGTTATCTTTAGCGCTGCCCAACGTGATCCTGAGCGACCAGCCGCTCCCCGGCTCTGGAAACAAGCTGAGGTGCACGTCGTTGAAGAGCTCCGCAGGCCTGATGTGGCACGAGGGGTTCAACTACTTCTGTCAG GTGGTCTTTTGGGGAACGCTGGCCCTGATGGTGGTTTGCTACACCTTCATCAGCAAGAAGGTCTACGAGTCGTACAAGGCCTCGAAGAGCAGCTCTCACGCAGCCAGCCGCAGGACCAAGGCCAAGGTCTTCGTGGTGGTGGGCGTGTTTTTCGTCTGCTTCGCCCCCTTCCACTTCGCGCGGGTTCCCTACACGCTGACCCAGACGCGCAACGCCGCCGGCCACTGCCAGACGCTCTACGTGGCCAAGGAAAGCACCCTGTGGCTGTCGACCACCAACGTGTGCCTGGACCCGCTCATCTACGTGTTCCTGTGCAGGGTGTTCAGGAGGAGACTGACGGCGGCTCTTTGCCGCAGGCCGCTGCCCAAAGGCACCATGGAGTCTCAGACGGCGACATCAACTCAGCTGGAGATGCCACAAAAGATCAGTGAATAA
- the mfsd1 gene encoding major facilitator superfamily domain-containing protein 1 isoform X2, protein MAGSEEHQSLLGDEGESSTSREPDRPLAAICDPSRLPHRVVVLVFMCFLGFGSYFCYDNPAALQTQVLQDLSLNTESFMQLYAWYSWPNVVLCFFGGFLLDRVFGIRLGTIIFSVFVCVGQIIFATGALVNRFWLMEMGRFVFGIGGESLAVAQNTYAVNWFKGKELNLVFGLQLSMARLGSTVNMNIMGWVYNQVKGLVGKPGYTALGGSLMIASATCLFSLLCALVLAVLDKRAEKILHKEEGKTGEKIQLKDVKDFPFPLWLIFIICVGYYVAIFPFIGLGQVFFIEKFNFSPAEARAVNSIVYIISAPASPLLGFLVDKTGRNVIWVMIAVVTTLAAHMMLAFTFWNPWIAMSVLGVSYSLLACALWPMVAFVVPEHQLGTAYGFMQSIQNLGLALIAMLAGAILDSRGYLVLEVFFCACICIALIAVVMLYFVNYVRGGDLNQSASDRARVLKEATSDAE, encoded by the exons ATGGCGGGTTCTGAGGAGCATCAGAGTCTGTTGGGGGATGAAGGCGAGAGTTCGACCTCCAGAGAGCCCGACAGACCGCTGGCGGCCATCTGCGACCCGAGCCGCCTCCCGCACCGAGTTGTGGTCCTGGTTTTCATGTGCTTCCTGGGATTCG gaaGCTACTTCTGTTATGACAACCCTGCTGCACTTCAAACTCAAGTCCTTCAG GATCTGAGCCTGAACACTGAAAGCTTCATGCAGTTGTACGCCTGGTACTCTTGGCCCAATGTGGTTCTCTGCTTCTTTGGGGGATTTCTGCTCGACAGGGTCTTTGGCATAAG gCTGGGAACCATcatcttttctgtctttgtctgtgttggaCAG ATAATCTTTGCTACTGGAGCTCTGGTCAATCGTTTCTGGCTGATGGAAATGGGTCGTTTTGTATTTGG TATCGGTGGAGAATCGTTGGCTGTAGCTCAGAACACGTACGCGGTGAACTGGTTCAAAGGAAAGGAGCTCAACCTGGTGTTCGGTCTTCAACTGAGCATGGCACGACTG GGCAGCACGGTGAACATGAACATTATGGGATGGGTCTACAACCAGGTCAAGGGTCTTGTCGGTAAACCTGGATACACTGCACTGGGTGGATCACTCATGATTG CTTCTGCAACATGCCTGTTCTCACTATTGTGTGCCCTGGTGTTGGCCGTCCTTGACAAGAGAGCAGAGAAAATCCTCCACAAGGAAGAAGGCAAAACAG GGGAGAAGATCCAGCTGAAGGACGTAAAAGACTTCCCCTTCCCCTTGTGGCTCATCTTCATTATTTGTGTAGGCTACTACGTGGCCATTTTCCCCTTTATTGGACTGGGACA ggtgTTCTTCATTGAAAAATTTAACTTTTCCCCGGCTGAAGCCAGAGCTGTCAACAG CATCGTGTACATCATCTCGGCGCCTGCGTCGCCGCTCCTGGGCTTCTTGGTGGACAAAACGGGACGGAACGTGATTTGGGTGATGATCGCCGTCGTCACCACCCTCGCCGCTCACATGATGCTGGCTTTCACCTTTTGGAACCCGTGGATCGCCATG TCTGTACTGGGTGTCTCCTACTCTCTGCTGGCCTGTGCTCTGTGGCCCATGGTGGCCTTTGTGGTACCTGAACACCAGTTGGGGACCGCCTACGGCTT CATGCAGTCGATCCAGAACCTGGGGCTCGCTCTTATTGCCATGTTGGCCGGAGCCATCCTAGACAGCAGAGGATACCTGGTGCTGGAAGTGTTTTTCTGCGCCTGCATTTGTA TTGCACTGATTGCAGTCGTGATGCTGTATTTTGTAAATTATGTCAGAG gaggagatttGAACCAGTCGGCCTCAGACAGGGCCAGAGTCCTGAAAGAAGCCACTTCAGATGCAGA